TCAGGAGATTAAATATCCTTAGCTGAGGGTCAGAATGTCTTGGCTGCACAATCTATGAAGATTACACAACTTCAGTTGGATAAAATATCTTTAGTTTAGAGTCACAATGTCCTGATGACACTCATCGAAGATTACACCACTTCacttcagaaacatttttttctaacatCTCCCATTTTTACTAATAAAGATGAAATGCAAAATTAAAGCAGACAGAGAAGGTAACAATGGTGAACTAATAAACATGTGTAATTATGTCTCTCTGTTGATTATTTCTtcattgtgaagcagcagcGCCATCTCGACAcaggaaaaatggaaaaatgaaaacaaccaagCCATCAGAGTTACGAGAGCAAAAAACCTGTTGGAGTAAATTCTCCTGATtttgggtggaggtggggggcggGTACGCTGACCACCTGAAATCCAACACCTCTGCTATTTTTCAAGATGGATCCCATAATCAaccacaaaacttttttttgcagtaaGACTTGTCCAGTATGGATGATTCTGATACCAAATCATTGATTTCAGATCACGAAGGATCTGAATTTGAACTTCTGAATAACTGAGAACACTCCATTTATCTAATTTCATGCTTTGGATTAAAATGATTGTAGTACAGGTGACTGAGGTGCTATAATCCAAGAGGAAATCAGAGAACACTCCAAGAAAGCCTCCCCTGGTTGATTGGTGTCTTTCCCTCAGAGAAGGTGACAGTGACACTGGTTGAACAGCAGGAGGATGCAGGTGATGAGCTGATACCAATGATAGACATGCGGTGGGGGGATGTCCATTCCTTTGGAAGACACATGAAGACTGACGATAATTATAGTTCTGCGATCGTAGAGCAGAAGAGAATTGACTTGCAAAATAACAAGTGAAgtgacacaaacaaaataaatacacaccGCATTTTCAGGGGCAGACAGCAggtcacacacaccgacaccTTCTTGCCAGCCAAACAATACAATTACAAACCAACATACGATAACTGAGAATCAATACATGTCATATATTTTAACTTTCAGTCTCTTTGCTATTCAAGACTTTCTAACaaaatgattttctgtttcttaaaCACAGGTCTTCATGATCAAGGCCTCGAGGCTCCACAGGTCTTCCTGGTGTCCAGCTATGAGCTCCACGACTTTGATTTCCATGTGTTACAGGAGACATTAGAGAGAGAGCTTCCCCAACACAAGAGGCATGCTTTTGTGTGTGCTCTGCCCAATATCAGCAAGGAGatcatcaagaagaagaaggatgcTTACCAAGCACAAATCAAGTATCATGCTTTGTTATCTTCTGGTGTAGCAGCTGCACTGGTCCCTGgattttctgttgctgttgatCTGGCCTTGGTGGCAGGTGTTGTCACGCATTATGTGTTCGGGTTTGGGCTTAATGAGAAGTCACTAAAGAGGCTTTCTGTCTCCTCAGGTGTACCATACTCTGAGCTTGTTTCTGTCATGATGTCGAAACTGGGAGCAACAACAATCACCCCTCAACTCATCCTGAAGCTGTTGGGCCAAATTCCAAGAGTATTAGCATTAATAGCTGCAGAGGAAGTATCCAGATTCTTTGTTGTCATTGGGGCTCCAGTATCAATGATCCTCTCTGGTGTTTCCACTTACAGAATTCTGAAGTTTTTCCTTGACCTGGTTGCTGATGATGCCCAGAGAGTGTTTGAAAAGGCTGTTAGAAAAACCACTGAAGTGTGATTCTGTAGCACATCTCAAAGTGGTGTGCACTCAAGTTCCTTTGGGCAGATTAAATAGGAGTAAAATATAGGTGTTATTGTATTGCACTTTgaaaatcatgattaatcacattattttcATAGTTGATCACGATCAATCGCGCTTCGAATTGCATTGTTTtatattctgttgttttgcattcaAGGGCAGTTTTCAGCCCACAATGTAAAACACTGGTCAGTTCAGACAATTATTTATGAAGCTGAATTAATGTAATTATGGAAGTTTTAGCATTGCAACTTCCTGTAGCGACTGATTTCTTACTAGCGTGTGATTGGGAATAAATCgcagagaaagaatttcctttttgagCTTGTGCAGATTAACTTACCATAATACAATGTCTgagttaaaaatacagttttcaaactgaaaaaaagcccTTTACTTAATGATGTAATTCAtctgatgaaaacaaataatCTTTAGTCATGTTTACATTTATTCATCATGATTAATGCAATTAAGTCTCACAGCCCTATTTACAACTAATGTTGACGCACATGAAGACTTGTTGAAACATCTGAACCAGCATAATGAACAGATGTCTTCAGATTGTGGTGTGATATAATGTAGTGGGATTATAGATTAAAACAATATAAATGACAATCTAGACTTATAATTGTTACTTTTGTTTGAGTCTTTCCTGAGGTCGATTTGTGTTCCTGGGTCATAATGATATGTGTGTATTAATAAAGTCTTcactgacctctagtggtcatattgAGAATGTACAACCAGATACAATTCAGATTTCAActgttgctttttctttgttgtctgTATCCAGTTGTTTGTAAGCAGTCATGAAACaaagtttgatttttgttttcatgtatatttatatatatatatattatgtatattGATgtaaattttgcttttttgcaTCTTCAGATTGATTATTATTGTTCATTGCTTTCACATGGGCACAGTGAGGATCTACAACAGTATCATTCAGATTTtaaagatttctttcttttggtaACCGTTCTGCATAGGACTACAGTGTGTTATTTCAGATATTCTCATTGAAATATATTTGTTCATAACTTCACTAAGCAATACTTGTACTTTATGCATGTGAATTGAAATGTTCacgtgagctgtgtgtgtgtgtgtgtgtgtgtgtgtgtgtgtgtgtgtgtgtgtgtgtgtgtgtgtgtgtgtttcctctaaagcagaggtgtcaaaatCATTGTAGGTCAGGGGGCACATGGACAAAAATCTTTTCTCAAGTGGGCCAGAAGACTGGTAAAATCATGACATAATAACTTTAAAATAAGCACAACTtcaacttgttttctttttttattcatttattttattttattttatttatttcaacaggaaaatattaaaacaaaatctgacCTGACTCAGCAAATGCTGGTTTTCAGCaggttcctgctctgcagcaacacaaaagacaaacagacagacacacaacaacagcacaGCAAACAGTCAGACATACAAATGGGGGAGGTCACACTGGAGTGGGCCTGTGGCCCCCGTCACTAGTGATCACAGCGATGACCATCTGCCAAATGCTTTATTagagtttttttaaatagcCCAGGTGTTTGAATGGTTCTTATATTCAGCGGAATCCCATTCCAGGCCCTGGTGAGCTCAGAAAAAAGGATCTTTGCCCATAATTATTTCTGTAGTATGTAGGAGGTTGTTCGCAGCAGATCTCGTCAAACGCCTGAGCTAAGTCTTGGAACCAGAGACGACAATGAGCCCGATGGGCAATTGTTCACAAGGTGGAAGTAGAACTTGATCCCATGGCTCAGGATGTGGTCCTGAAAGGTCAGTGATAGAGCCGTGCAGTGGTGGGTCCAGCCAGGAAGCCTGTTTTCCTTTAGTCCAAAAGAGTGAAAAGAATATTCTGAAAATGCACATATCACAATCATCTTCACAAAACACCTAAACTTCAAAATTTTGAGGATAAAATTGGTGTAATTTTAAGAACAAAAAGCCTCAAAGATCACAAATTAGACTTCGTCTCAGTTTATCTACAAAGTCATTAAACTTGAAGTAACAGCATATCTGGGACTGaacaaagtacaaaaaaaattaaactctTCTCGGGATCAAGCAGCTCATTTGTCACTTCCATTTTAATCCTGTGTTAACTCAAGAAACCACACTGACTGAGGCAGAGACCATTCAACAGGGTTGAGTTACTCCCTGTCTTGTCCGCTGCACGATAAACTAGCTGTGCTCTGCaagaacaactttaaaaaacCAAACTCGTGAACTGAAGTGACTGGCAGTTTTACATTAAATCATAcactttttccatttccacagaAGACAATCACGTTCACAGAACTACATATGCTATCTATCAAGTTGCAGTGTCTTGAGCAGCAGTGGTtaccctttatttatttcactccTGAAACCTGGCATCTTTTACCTTTCAATGCTAATGTTCAATGTTATCATACTGGAGTTTTGTCCAATCATGAAATGCTCAAAGAATGTAGTTTTATTGTGATGACTGAGTCCAGACAGTGTTTCTGACCTGAGACTGAAGAGTGTCTAGAAAATCCCCTGTCAGTGATGAACCGGTGACCTGTCCACTGTGCACCATGACTTTGACCACTTTAACTGGGATTGGAGCTGCAAAACCCTGATTGGAAGTAGCATCGATGATGGATGGCGGAACTTGAAAGGGAAAATGACCTGACAAAAACAATTATGAGTCAGCATAACAGagaattaatacattttaaattctAAATGGTCAGTCTCTTAGTGTTTTTGCTGTTAAAGCCTTTCAAACaagattttctgtttctttgacaCAGGTCTTCGTGATCAAGGCATTGAGGATCCACAGGTCTTCCTGGTGTCCAGCTTTGAGTGCCACGACTTTGATTTCCATGTGTTACAGGAGACATTAGAGAGAGAGCTTCCTGAACACAAGAGGAACGCTTTTCTCTACGCTCTGCCTAATATCAGCAAGGAGATCATCAAGAAGAAGGATGCTTACCAAGCACAAATCAAGTATTATGCTGGATCTGGTCTTGGTGAAGAAAGATGTCAAGGAATATGTGATCGGGTTCGGGCTTGATGAGAAATCATTGAGGAGGCTTGCTGACTCCTCAGGTGTACCGTACTCTAACTGGGAGCAACAACAATCACCCCTCAACTCATCCAGAACCTGTTGAGCCAACTTGCAATGGGATCAGCAATAATGGCGGCACAGGAAATATCCAGATTCTTTCTTGTTATTGGGATTCCATTATCAATGTGCCTCTCTGGTTATTCCACTTACAGAATTCTGAATTTTTTGCTCGACCTGGTTGCTGATGATGCTCAGAGACTCTTTGAAAAACCAGTGAAGTATGATTCTGTGACACATCTCAAAGTGGTGTACAGTCAATATATGAATGTAACACATGAGTGTGATCTGATTATCTACATGAACTGTATGAAATGATAAGGGCTACTCATTTATTGCAACAATGATTTATGAATTAGTGTAACGTTACTTTTCAACACTTTTTACCGCAAATGTTGAAGCACTTGATGATAATCATTGAAATACCTGAACCAGCAAaatcaacagattttttttcagattatgGTGTGATGTACTGTGGAGGGATTATagattaaacaaaataaatgacaatcATGATTGTGTCAGTTATGTTTGAGTCTTTCCTGAGGTTGTTACTGGTGTTATGTGTCTTCACTGACCTCTAGTGATCATATCGAGAATGTACAACCAGATATTTCAATTATTCCTTTTTTCTATCTTGTCTGTATCAAGTTGAAATTTGTAAGCAGTCATGTAAcaaatttagatttttcttttgttgttagTCTGGTTCCAAAACTTGTTTACTTGGGTCTTCAGATTGATTGATATTGTTTGCTTCTTTCATGTAGGCACATTGAGGATCCACAACAGTAATCATGATGATTTCTCCCAGTTGCTAATGAATACTTTAGCTTTCAAAAAGGCCTTTACTCTACTAATAAAATGAAGCAACAATAATGCACATTTTTGATTTACATTGTTTTGTGTATTCGGTCTTACTACAATATAAATTATTTGTAACAAAGACACTCATCATTATACATAATATAAATAGGTGCCTGAATAACAATTACCGATTGATAAACCGAGGAAGAAAGACAAATTTTTCACACACTGGGGGGAGGTTCCTATATTCAAAGAGATATTATTGTCCTGAGGACACCCGGTCTGTTGCACGTTGACACTTTGAGTACAGTTCTGTCTGGGACATCCAGTGATGACAGAGAAACAATAATAGGATCCATCAACTGGCTATAAGACACTGAGTCTGAGACTGTTCTCACAGAGGACattgagagaaaacaaagaaaaggaggagaaaatgcCTCATTCACATCCAGAGACCTAATTGACTTCCTGGTAGTGGTGGACTTTCCCGACCGTTTAGGCCCCTCATTCCTTGACCTTCCCTCACTGTGGTTTGCTGACTGACCCCTTGGATTTTAGGTTCTGACCTCCTCTGGATTATGACACTCCCTGGAAGGCTGGCTGCCACTTCAGTCAATAtcagactggtgtgtgtggtaACAGGTTCCTGTATTTAAACTAGgacaaaaatacataaaaattaaATACTTTAGGAGGACAGACAAGCTAACTAtaaagaacaggaaaaaaaatatacattcatattttatattttatattgtattatattGAGATATTAAATGTATTCACTATTTTTAAAGggcaaatatttaaaaaaaaccaaacacctAATATTTAATAGTAAAGATCTAAATATTGCTAAATTTCATTTCTGTGAATTATTTACTGGTTGATTATGCCTAAAATGGAGCAGACTGCAAAGCTGGaacaaatatgaatgaaaatcaaACGAAGTAGTTGAACTGATTTGATTCTGACTACACCAAACTGTTCCACCTCCATGTAAGGAAATATGAAGACTTTGTCAATGCTTCTCTATATAAGAAAGACactgggataaaaaaaaaaaaggagagtgGTGATTTATCACAGTGCAAGACTTCACGGTATCAAGAGAGGACAGCCAGTGTAGAAGCAAATTTCATGACTAGCCCAGATTTCAAAGAGTTTCACTCTCTCACCAATGAGGActgagaagctgcagagc
Above is a window of Salarias fasciatus chromosome 19, fSalaFa1.1, whole genome shotgun sequence DNA encoding:
- the LOC115407152 gene encoding interferon-inducible GTPase 5-like yields the protein MTPLVSPLSPEVLMLKKMMSKASSSSKSDVKITSVSAPIILSSRSPSNCGNGLHDQGLEAPQVFLVSSYELHDFDFHVLQETLERELPQHKRHAFVCALPNISKEIIKKKKDAYQAQIKYHALLSSGVAAALVPGFSVAVDLALVAGVVTHYVFGFGLNEKSLKRLSVSSGVPYSELVSVMMSKLGATTITPQLILKLLGQIPRVLALIAAEEVSRFFVVIGAPVSMILSGVSTYRILKFFLDLVADDAQRVFEKAVRKTTEV